GAAGTGGGTTTTGGTAGAATATCATGTGTTCTAAAGGTGATCAGTGGCGGGGTATCTAATGTTCTCGAAGTGGGTTTTGGTAGAATAGCACGTGTTCTAGAGGTGATCAGTGGTGGGGTATCTAATGTTCTAGAAGTGGGTTTTGGTAGAATATCACGTGTTTTAGAGGTGATCAGTGGTGGGGTATCTAATGTTCTCGAAGTGGGTTTTGGTAGAATATCACGTGTTCTAGAGGTGATCAGTGGTGGGGTATCTAATGTTCTCGAAGTGGGTTTTGGTAGAATATCATGTGTTCTAGAGGTGATCAGTGGTGGGGTATCTAATGTTCTAGAAGTGGGTTTTGGTAGAATATCATGTGTTCTAAAGGTGATCAGTGGCGGGGTATCTAATGTTCTCAAAGTGGGTTTTGGTAGAATATCACGTGTTCTAGAGGTGATCAGTGGTGGGGCATCTAATGTTCTCGAAGTGGGTTTTGGTAGAATAGCACGTGTTCTAGAGGTGATCAGTGGTGGGGTATCTAATGTTCTCGAAGTGGGTTTTGGTAGAATATCACGTGTTCTAGAGGTGATCAGTGGTGGGGTATCTAATGTTCTCGAAGTGGGTTTTGGTAGAATATCATGTGTTCTAGAGGTGATCAGTGGTGGGGTATCTAATGTTCTAGAAGTGGGTTTTGGTAGAATATCATGTGTTCTAAAGGTGATCAGTGGCGGGGTATCTAATGTTCTCGAAGTGGGTTTTGGTAGAATATCATGTGTTCTAGAGGCGATCAGTGGTGGGGTATCTAATGTTCTCGAAGTGGGTTTTGGTAGAATATCATGTGTTCTAGAGGTGATCAGTGGTGGGGTATCTAATGTTCCAGAAGTGTGTTTTGGTAGAATATCATGTGTTCTAGAGGTGATCAGTGGTGGGGTATGTAATGTTCTAGAAGTGGGTTTTGGTAGAATATCATGTGTTCTAGAGGCGATCAGTGGTGGGGTATCTAATGTTCTCGAAGTGGGTTTTGGTAGAATATCATGTGTTCTAGAGGTGATCAGTGGTGGGGTATCTAATGTTCCAGAAGTGTGTTTTGGTAGAATATCATGTGTTCTAGAGGTGATCAGTGGTGGGGTATCTAATGTTCTAGAAGTGGGTTTTGGTAGAATATCATGTGTTCTAGAGGTGATCAGTGGTGCGGTATCTAATGTTCTCGAAGTGGGTTTTGGTAGAATATCACGTGTTCTAGAGGTGATCAGTGGTGGGGTATCTAATGTTCTCGAAGTGGGTTTTGGTAGAATATCATGTGTTCTAGAGGCGATCAGTGGTGGGGTATCTAATGTTCTCGAAGTGGGTTTTGGTAGAATATCATGTGTTCTAGAGGTGATCAGTGGTGGGGTATCTAATGTTCCAGAAGTGTGTTTTGGTAGAATATCATGTGTTCTAGAGGTGATCAGTGGTGGGGTATCTAATGTTCTAGAAGTGGGTTTTGGTAGAATATCATGTGTTCTAGAGGTGATCAGTGGTGCGGTATCTAATGTTCTCGAAGTGGGTTTTGGTAGAATATCACGTGTTCTAGAGGTGATCAGTGGTGGGGTATCTAATGTTCTCGAAGTGGGTTTTGGTAGAATATCATGTGTTCTAGAGGTGATCAGTGGTGGGGTATCTAATGTTCTAGAAGTGGGTTTTGGTAGAATATCATGTGTTCTAAAGGTGATCAGTGGCGGGGTATCTAATGTTCTCGAAGTGGGTTTTGGTAGAATAGCACGTGTTCTAGAGGTGATCAGTGGTGGGGCATCTAATGTTCTAGAAGTGGGTTTTGGTAGAATATCACGTGTTCTAGAGGCGATCAGTGGTGGGGTATCTAATGTTCTCGAAGTGGGTTTTGGTAGAATAGCACATGTTCTAGAGGTGATCAGTGGTGGGGCATCTAATGTTCTCGAAGTGGGTTTTGGTAGAATATCATGTGTTCTAGAGGTGATCAGTGGTGGGGCATCTAATGTTCTAGAAGTGGGTTTTGGTAGAATATCACGTGTTCTAGAGGCGATCAGTGGTGGGGTATCTAATGTTCTCGAAGTGGGTTTTGGTAGAATATCATGTGTTCTAGAGGTGATCAGTGGTGGGGCATCTAATGTTCTAGAAGTGGGTTTTGGTAGAATAGCACGTGTTCTAGAGGTGATCAGTGGTGGGGCATCTAATGTTCTAGAAGTGGGTTTTGGTAGAATATCATGTGTTCTAGAGGTGATCAGTGGTGGGGTATCTAATGTTCTAGAAGTGGGTTTTGGTAGAATATCACGTGTTCTAGAGGTGATCAGTGGTGGGGCATCTAATGTTCTAGAAGTGGGTTTTGGTAGAATATCATGTGTTCTAGAGGTGATCAGTGGTGGGGTATCTAATGTTCTCGAAGTGGGTTTTGGTAGAATATCATGTGTTCTAGAGGTGATCAGTGGTGGGGTATGTAATGTTCTAGAAGTGGGTTTTGGTAGAATAGCACGTGTTCTAGAGGTGATCAGTGGTGGGGCATCTAATGTTCTAGAAGTGGGTTTTGGTAGAATATCATGTGTTCTAGAGGTGATCAGTGGTGGGGTATCTAATGTTCTCGAAGTGGGTTTTGGTAGAATATCATGTGTTCTAGAGGTGATCAGTGGTGGGGTATCTAATGTTCTAGAAGTGGGTTTTGGTAGAATATCACGTGTTCTAGAGGCGATCAGTGGTGGGGTATCTAATGTTCTCGAAGTGGGTTTTGGTAGAATATCATGTGTTCTAGAGGTGATCAGTGGTGGGGTATCTAATGTTCTAGAAGTGGGTTTTGGTAGAATATCATGTGTTCTAGAGGTGATCAGTGGTGGGGTATCTAATGTTCTCGAAGTGGGTTTTGGTAGAATATCATGTGTTCTAGAGGTGATCAGTGGTGGGGTATCTAATGTTCTAGAAGTGGGTTTTGGTAGAATATCATGTGTTCTAGAGGTGATCAGTGGTGGGGTATCTAATGTTCTAGAAGTGGGTTTTGGTAGAATATCATGTGTTCTAAAGGTGATCAGTGGCGGGGTATCTAATGTTCTCGAAGTGGGTTTTGGTAGAATAGCACGTGTTCTAGAGGTGATCAGTGGCGGGGTATCTAATGTTCTCGAAGTGGGTTTTGGTAGAATATCATGTGTTCTAGAGGTGATCAGTGGTGGGGTATCTAATGTTCTAGAAGTGGGTTTTGGTAGAATATCATGTGTTCTAAAGGTGATCAGTGGCGGGGTATCTAATGTTCTCGAAGTGGGTTTTGGTAGAATAGCACGTGTTCTAGAGGTGATCAGTGGTGGGGTATCTAATGTTCTCGAAGTGGGTTTTGGTAGAATAGCACGTGTTCTAGAGGTGATCAGTGGTGGGGCATCTAATGTTCTAGAAGTGGGTTTTGGTAGAATATCATGTGTTCTAAAGGTGATCAGTGGTGGGGTATCTAATGTTCTAGAAGTGGGTTTTGGTAGAATATCATGTGTTCTAGAGGTGATCAGTGGTGGGGTATCTAATGTTCTAGAAGTGGGTTTTGGTAGAATATCACGTATTCTAGAGGTGATCAGTGGTGGGGTATCTAATGTTCTCGAAGTGGGTTTTGGTAGAATATCATGTGTTCTAGAGGTGATCAGTGGTGGGGTATGTAATGTTCTAGAAGTGGGTTTTGGTAGAATATCATGTGTTCTAGAGGTGATCAGTGGTGGGGTATCTAATGTTCTCGAAGTGGGTTTTGGTAGAATATCATGTATTCTAGAGGTGATCAGTGGTGCGGTATCTAATGTTCTAGAAGTGGGTTTTGGTAGAATATCACGTGTTCTAGAGGTGATCAGTGGTGGGGTATCTAATGTTCTCGAAGTGGGTTTTGGTAGAATATCACGTGTTCTAGAGGTGATCAGTGGTGGGGTATCTAATGTTCTCAAAGTGGGTTTTGGTAGAATATCACGTGTTCTAGAGGTGATCAGTGGTGGGGAACCTGATTTTCTAGAAGTGGGTTTTGGTAGAATATCATGTGTTCTAGAGGTGATCAGTGGTGGGGTATCTAATGTTCTCGAAGTGGGTTTTGGTAGAATATCACGTGTTCTAGAGGTGATCAGTGGTGGGGAACCTGATTTTCTAGAAGTGGGTTTTGGTAGAATATCATGTGTTCTAGAGGTGATCAGTGGTGGGGTATCTAATGTTCTCGAAGTGGGTTTTGTTAGAATAGCACGTGTTCTAGAGGTGATCAGTGGTGGGGTATCTAATGTTCTAGAAGTGGGTTTTGGTAGAATATCATGTGTTCTAGAGGTGATCAGTGGTGGGGTATCTAATGTTCTAGAAGTGGGTTTTGGTAGAATATCATGTGTTCTAGAGGTGATCAGTGGTGGGGTATCTAATGTTCTAGAAGTGGGTTTTGGTAGAATATCACGTGTTCTAGAGGCGATCAGTGGTGGGGTATCTAATGTTCTCGAAGTGGGTTTTGGTAGAATATCATGTGTTTTAGAGGTGATCAGTGGTGGGGTATCTAATGTTCTCGAAGTGGGTTTTGGTAGAATAGCACGTGTTCTAGAGGTGATCAGTGGTGGGGTATCTAATGTTCTCGAAGTGGGTTTTGGTAGAATAGCACGTGTTCTAGAGGTGATCAGTGGTGGGGTATCTAATGTTCTAGAAGTGGGTTTTGGTAGAATATCACGTGTTCTAGAGGTGATCAGTGGTGGGGTATCTAATGTTCTAGAAGTGGGTTTTGGTAGAATATCATGTGTTCTAGAGGTGATCAGTGGTGGGGTATCTAATGTTCTCGAAGTGGGTTTTGGTAGAATATCATGTGTTCTAGAGGTGATCAGTGGTGGGGTATCTAATGTTCTAGAAGTGGGTTTTGGTAGAATATCATGTGTTCTAAAGGTGATCAGTGGCGGGGTATCTAATGTTCTCGAAGTGGGTTTTGGTAGAATATCATGTGTTCTAGAGGTGATCAGTGGTGGGGTATCTAATGTTCTCGAAGTGGGTTTTGGTAGAATAGCACGTGTTCTAGAGGTGATCAGTGGTGGGGCATCTAATGTTCTCGAAGTGGGTTTTGGTAGAATATCATGTGTTCTAGAGGTGATCAGTGGTGGGGTATCTAATGTTCTAGAAGTGGGTTTTGGTAGAATATCACGTGTTCTAGAGGTGATCAGTGGTGGAGAACTTGATTTTCTAGAAGTGGGGTTTGAGACAATCAGAGGTGAGATATCTCATGTTCTAGAGGTGGAGTAATTTGTGTTCTTGAGGTAATCAGTGGGGAGTATCTGATGGGCTCTAGAGGTGAACTCACATGTGGATTATATGGTAACCCTCAGGTAAAGAATATCTGTTCTGTTGGCATTCCAGGCTGTTCCAGCGGTGTGCCCTCTTCTGCTCACATAATCATATATAGTGATGCTTTTGAATATCTGAGACATCTAGAAGACTTTCAGACTATCCGAAAGTTGGTGGAAGCCTTCAACAGTTCCTCCAATGAAGTCAAGATTGAGCTTTATTCGTATGACCCCAAGATGCTGGGAAATTACATCAGAACGCATCAGGCCCTTGGATCAGCTGCTTACTCTGTGActaaggattacattataacataTATAGACTCCATGATATGGCAGCCACCAGCCACCACCGAGCGCAAGTCACATATCCTTATCCTGCTTTTGAGCCACTCTTATCCTCACGTATTCATGAAGCCTAAAATCCACAAGCTGAAGAGGGCCGGGTTCCAGATCTTCACACTGGTCTATGGAGCGCTGAGAGAGTACGAGCTGGAGGAAGTGGCCACCTACCCAGCAGAGTGGCACTCGTACAGCCGGATGAACTTCCAGAGCAGTGACCGTGCCGCCGAGGCCCTTGTGAGATCTGCATGTCGGAATATCGAGGCAAAGGAACGCGTAGCAAAGAAACAGCGTGAGTACACCCATGTACTAACAATATTCATTCTCCGTAAATACACAAGATGGCGGGTTGTGCGCCAGGGCTGCATCACTTGTGTTGTCTTGCCTTCCGATGTTACATCACCTAAACtcggtgggccagattcatcaagagatacgacggcggatctcctgatccgccgtcgtatctgtgagagccgacggtcggatctgtgagatcccacggtcggagctatgcgactgattcataagaatcagttccgcatagatctcccttagatccgactggtgtaagtgacttacaccagtcgaatcttaggctgcaatctcccgccggccgctaggtgtcgtcgcttttttttttttacgcatcgcatatgcaaataaggagaaccgccgattcaagtccgtacgcccgcccgtcgcttttttttaacgtcgtttgcgttcggctttttccggcggatagctacccctgctatatgaggggtagctaatgttaagtatggccgtcgttcccgcgccgagtttcaaatttttacgtcatttgcgtaagtcgatcgggaataccgatggccgcaattgacgtacccgccgctaacaatgacgtcctagcgacgtcatttggagcatgcgcacttggatatttcgccggcggcgcatgcgcagttaaatcggcgcgggaacgcgcctgatttgaattgtacactccccctagccgcggaatttgcattccgccggggggagttacaatttgcgaggtaagtgcttgatgaatactgcactagcctcgctaaattgcaccggcggatcgtaaaacacgtagatctagcggatgtaaagatccgctgatctacatgaatctggccctctggacttatgccctgtacgcacgagcggaatttccgtcggaaaaaagttggatggtttttcccacggaattccgctcaagcttggcttgcatacacacggtcacacaaaagttctctgaactttcgagcgttaagaacacggtgacgtacaacactacgacgatgtGAGAAAAGAAAGTTCAatccttccgagcatgcgtcaaaatatttctgagcatgcgtgtttttggaattccatacagacgaacggatagagaacctgctctctaagtccgtcggaaattccaacagaaaaagtcagatggggcatacaaacggtcggaatatccgacgaaaagctcccatctgactttttccatcggaaattccgaccgtgtgtacgcggcattatagtaatGGTATCTAGTATGCTCTGAGATACTTCTGCAGGATAGGTCTATGTTGGAAAGCTTCTGAAGATACGACTCCAGTCTGGTGCTGGCCATATGGCTGAGCTCTTGATTAATTGTAACAAAAAAGAACACAGACATGACAATACATTATAACCAGGGGCTGACTGGCAACTTTTGGCCCAGGGGGCAAGTACAACCCTGAGGCCCATGGTGCAGCAACTCggtccccctctccctgcctCCTCCCAATCCCCACCTCAAGCTAAAGCTCTGTTCCAGGTAATCTCTGCCGATCGGGTGGGTCGGGCTAAACAGCACCTGCTTCACCGACTACGGGTTTCCGAACTGACCATCAGGGGGGCGGCTGAGGGCTGCAGGGGGAAGATGGGGTGGCTCAGTTGGGTCTGGCCAGAGGAggagcagggccgtttgaaggaatttgggggccccaagaaatATGGAGATGGAGGCCCCCAAGCCTCCCCcctgcacgcaaagcctacaggaaccacggCATAGtgatacagtttaagttcacccacactttgtgttttttttaccccccctccctccctatgttctttttacccccccccctccctaccgtaCCACGCggtaggagattcagtttcctgttcctggccagactgacaggaagtaagcactcagtgtgcacttcctgtcagtcgggccgggaacaggaaactgaatcttctgTACCGCGAGGTagccggccggactgacaggaggaaggaagaggagcttggccacgctacagggaaggggaagaagtggcgaaagaggcagcagtgctgcagccgcctgaggctctctatagagccctcaggcggctgcagcatttataggaagcgcggcaagggccctgcttggggagGAAGGGCAATGAGCCGGCCTTTGCTCTGACACGCTGTACACCATCTATGCCAGGGGGCGCGGCCTGTGCTTTGTCCTTATCCCGCAGTCGGTAGGAAACTGGTGGAATTTTTTACTCCTCTTCGCCAGGAAGCTTTTAGGTATGTCTGCAGGgccagtgcaaggatttttgtctactcaggcgaaggtgcattttgctgcCCCACCCACCCACAAAGCAACCCCCCCACACCACGATATTTGCACTCACTGCCTACAGGCAATTGGCGGGTGAGGCAAACTAAAACTTTACAGGTTGTGTGCGGTAGGAGAGAGGGCACAGCGTTATGCCAGGAAGTTTTTTtggttcaacccagcgggctgaaggaaaaaaaaaaacacagatcgccgTACTAACACAtcagatgttagtacagcgatcccctcgctgagctattgtgttctgacaggaggacacccccccccccaccaggacaCACTTTGGCTGTAAGCACTGATTGGATGTTGTTTTCCCAGCATGCTCCTAAGACTGGTGGGCCAAAAGTCaggcagttcctgctgaaccgactGTTATCGGCTGACTTTTGGCCCCTGCGTGCCTGGCTTACGGGAATGAAAGATGGGTATTTAGAAACATGTAATCCCCAGAAAGTGGCTGGGGATTCTGATTTTACCACCCCAAAAGTACCCCCCAAAAATTCTAAGCACTCAGATCCACAGGGATAAATCTCTATAAAATATATAAGCCCAAAGGTTACCAATCTGCCAAAGCAGCAAACACAGTatcagtcagtggcggctggtgctcaacatttttggggggtgcaaacaaactgaaattttttgggaaaaaaacatcaaatgcaaccactgtgcccatcaaatgcagccactgtgcccatcaaatgcagccactgtgcccatcaaatgcagccactgtgtccatcaaaagcaaccactgtgccccgtgtgctgccactgtgccccgtgtgctgccactgtgccccaaatattgccactgtatcccatgtgctgccactgtgccccatgtggtgccactgtgccccccgtcatctgcccggcacttaccttgtcccGGGTGGGCAGTGGGTGATGGCGGCAGGCGGCGAGGGGTGTCCGGTGTCCGTGTCCTCCATCTTCCCCAACCCCGATTGCTTCTTCCACCCGCTCCTCCTCTCattctgtgctgtgattggacaccataGGCattcaatcacagcgcctgacgcttcagccaatcaggtgacgggtaacacagacccggtgcacctgattggctgattagcagttTAATGTTAGGAAAGTGGATTTCTTCGCTTTCctaacatacagctgagtgagaagCGAACGCACAGCGTTGCACCCCCTTCTCACTTTTTTGGACGTcgctctaatcaggtgcatccaaaaaacacccccacgctgtaattcaggtgcccgtgACCGAAAAGGGGTCGGGCACCTGAATAAGGGGTGTCAgctgcgaccatagatagattcattcaATGCATAAATCTAACTATGGGTATTAGAGAgagacaggagaggggtgcggcgctcctgcgccctttatggacgcaccaccgtTGGTATCAGTCAATGGATTAGGGACAGGTAGCCCTAGCAGAGAACCacagtaagggtcctttcacactaggaaCTGTctgcgattcacatgcagttctgtgcagtGCGATTTTCACCGCATCAAAAGtaatgcatgcactacttttttaaAAGCAGGGCAACCCTATCGCGTGGTACTTTTGTACCATGAGATCCGTTGCAGGCAAACGAGACTGCGTTTGCAACCTAAATTTGGGGTTTCGTTAACTTTGGACTGACACCCACAGAAGATCACAAGGGCAGTGCAACTGGAATGGGGTGTGGGAAGCCGCACAGGAACGTAGCTTTCCCGCACCACATTCTAGTGTGAATGACCCTAAAACGAGGAAGCAATCCTATTAAAGGATTCTCAAACTCAGACGCACATTAATGGGCAACCATTATACAAGTCCAAAGTTCACCGACAAAGACCCTTTACGTGCCCCCAGGGTGCCCAATTCAGCCTGATCATCATTAGTTGCACTCCAGAGCTGTCCTGCGATTTTGTAATAACCATTTTCTCCTTTTCTATGCAGTTCTGTCTGAGGTTCGTCTGGTTGGTGGAAATGGACCATGTCAAGGTAGGGTGGAGCTGTTCTACAACCAGACGTGGGGCACCCTGAGTGACAAACACTGGGACAGGCAAGCTGCTGACGTCATCTGTAGACAGCTGAAGTGTGGCCCCTCGGTGGAGGCTCAGAAGGGCGACACATTTGGGGGCCATGTCCTGGAAAAGGTGGATTGTACAGGGGATGAGAGTGACGTTTCACAGTGCTTATTGGGAGCCTGGACTGGGAGAGACGATGTAAGGAGTGAGCACAGTGCCGGTGTCACCTGCCTATCCTCTGGTGAGTCCATCGTAGTCATCTACACATAGAACGATATGTTTTATGATCACTGGTATAATGGcggcctttgccttgcaggtgtcaGTGGTGTCAGGCTGGTGGACGGGTCTGGTCGCTGTAACGGGACTGTGGAGGTGTCTGTGGACAACGTATGGAGGAGGCTCTCCCTATGGAACTTTGACTTGAGGGAGGGCGCAGTCGTTTGCCGAGAGATGGGCTGTGGACCACTGGTGAAGGTGAAGGAGGTCTTTTCCACTTCTGGCACCCAGGCGGTGGAGAGATCCCGATGTTTTGGGTCAGAGTCAACGTTTTCGGAGTGCAGAATTGGTCTTTGGAAGGCTGACACTAAACTACCGGACGTACATGCTGCCGTAGTGTGTTCAGAGACAGGTAGACACCCAGTACAGCTGATATTAGAAGTGTAGAATAGAAGAAAATCACCACACAACCAACTCTGGAAAATGTCTTTCTTAGATGAttaactcttatgcctcgtacacacgaccggttttcctgacatgccaaaaacccaacatttttcccgacgcgattcctctcaagcctgccttgcatacacacgttcagtcaaaaaaaacgCTTGACCAAAGCAaggtgacgtccaacacgtatgacggcactataaaggggaagttccgttccaatggcgccaccctttgggctgcttttgctgatcctcgtgttagtaaaagtttggtgagagacgatttgcgctcagtccattacagcgtgacaaatgtgctagctccattacgaacaatgggccagattctcatacattaacgttgctcctgggcagcgtaatgtatgtgctgtacgctataccgccgcaggtttacaggtttacatcctgattctcagaacacttacctgtaaacttgcggcggtgtatcgttaattcgctcggcgcaagcccgcccaattcaaatggggcgggcaccatttaaattaggcgcgctcccgcgccgagcgtactgcgcatgctccgtcgggtaaattacccgacgtgcattgcgctaaatgacgtcgccccgacgtcatttgcttagacgtttacgtaaatggcatccagcgccattcacggacgtcttacgcaaacaacgtattttttttaaactttgacgcgggaacgacggccatagttaacattggttgcccctgctaatagcaggggcaaccttacgcgtcgcgtacgctacggaaacaacgtaaattctcagcgtcgggtgcgcgtaggttcgggaatctcacgtacttacctcatttgcatagacgacggggaaaacgacgatgcgacacctagcggcgaaaaaaaaaaatacttttaagatctgacagcgtaacagccttacgcatgtcagatctaatgggtatctatgcgcaacttattctaagaatcagtcgcatagatacccggggccagatgaggagttacgacggcgctaatggtgttgcgccgtcgtaacgcctttgagaatctggcccaatagttttaccagaacgagcgctcccgtctcatacttaattctgagcatcccctttttttcccctcggaaaagcctaCACATGAGCGGTTTTCGCGCCGAGAAAAACACTGGTgggaaacacgacgggaaaaaatagagcaggttcgaatttttttgcgccccgttttctcgtcaggaaaactgctatggagcctactcacagccggttttcccgaccaatctaaaaaaattcagttttctcgtcgggagaactgctatggagcatacacacgaccggttttcccgaccagtctaaaaaatggccgttttctcgtcgggaaaactgctagggagcctacacacgaccggttttcccgaccaatctaaaaaatggccgttttctcgtcgggaaaactgctatggagcatacacacgaccggttttcccgaccaatctaaaaaatggccgttttctcgtcgggaaaactgctatggagcatacacacgaccgcttttcccgACTAAtcaaaaaaatggccgttttctcgacgggagaactgctatggagcatacacacgaccggttttcccgaccaatcaaaaaaatggccgttttCTCGTCGGAagaactgctatggagcatacacatgaccggttttcccgaccaatcaaaaaaatggccgttttctcatcgggagaactgctatggagcatacacacgatcggttttcccaaccaatctaaaaaatggcagttttcttgtcgggaaaaccgatcgtgtgtatggccaTTTCCTATGCATTGTAATAAACTGATAGTGACATTTTCCACAGTTAAGTTGTGCGATGAATCCTTTATGTCCTTGGCACTTATCTGTTGGTATGACAAACCAGTCCAGCACCCAGCCATGGTGGATGGATGTGAAAGTTaagcacttgccgaccgctgcacgactatatacgtcggcagaacggcacggctgggcagatcgacgtatatatatatatacgttgcctttaagacgcggcattgtgggcgcgcaCGTGCCGCAAGCTCCTCCCAATTACacaaaagatggggcactatttcccccaatgacaccaatgatgggacactattccccccaataagaccaatgatgggacactatttctcccaatgacaccaacgatagggcatcATTTTTTCCAATGACAGC
The sequence above is drawn from the Rana temporaria chromosome 4, aRanTem1.1, whole genome shotgun sequence genome and encodes:
- the LOC120935957 gene encoding antigen WC1.1-like, producing MLLLILLIISTTCLSVSAQGCSSGVPSSAHIIIYSDAFEYLRHLEDFQTIRKLVEAFNSSSNEVKIELYSYDPKMLGNYIRTHQALGSAAYSVTKDYIITYIDSMIWQPPATTERKSHILILLLSHSYPHVFMKPKIHKLKRAGFQIFTLVYGALREYELEEVATYPAEWHSYSRMNFQSSDRAAEALVRSACRNIEAKERVAKKQLLSEVRLVGGNGPCQGRVELFYNQTWGTLSDKHWDRQAADVICRQLKCGPSVEAQKGDTFGGHVLEKVDCTGDESDVSQCLLGAWTGRDDVRSEHSAGVTCLSSGVSGVRLVDGSGRCNGTVEVSVDNVWRRLSLWNFDLREGAVVCREMGCGPLVKVKEVFSTSGTQAVERSRCFGSESTFSECRIGLWKADTKLPDVHAAVVCSETAISKVSVAEESGKCSGKVKIFSNELWSTVCATEWSAAEEAVLCKQQGCGPALELVEVKKVVFRRGVTTPHTNFRNVHCSGSETHLSQCSTVMSRGYKCYSWEALVSCSPTGVSEVRLEGGPHSCSGRVEVQYKKRWGTVCDQDWDLSDAEVVCRQVGCGPAVQAPGGAHFGPGNGDIWLEKVFCNGTETELSHCGAVMSKKNLCVHSQDASVICEEKTQV